The Sebastes fasciatus isolate fSebFas1 chromosome 22, fSebFas1.pri, whole genome shotgun sequence genome includes the window cttgagatttcAAGACTcaacacatcctccatcacaTCGTGTTGTAAAAAGTTTTGCGTGTATTAATTTGCAATCATGAGACTCACAGACTGGCTTTTTTTCAATGCTTGAGTCTTTTAATTGTGTAGAAGATAAGAATAACACTCCAGAATGAAAAGGCCTAAAAGGCTACATTCATTAAGTAGTTTAACAGTAACAGGAAAGAAGTATAGATCACTACATGCAAGAGGCTACAGATGATGAAGACACAGATAATCACACATCCACCCAACACTCCTGTGGTTGTGATAGGTACTGCATGTTCCTCTGTTATCCAAAGAGATATCATGGCTTTCTGGCGCAGACGAACGGCTTTGTGACATAGCAAGGCTGATCGTCAAATTTCAGTTCATCTGTAAAAAGACAGAGGGAGTTATTTAGGGATAAATTGTCTGCTTTCTCAGACAATCAATGAACCATAAAAACTATGTATCTAATGAGGccaaatactaaatattttaaaattttgcacaaaaactagaggacacagaattttttttagaggtttatcaataaatacatatatatatataagcccTACACTGAGTCTTGCTGTGCATTCATGGAGTACTTAAAGTGACTGATTGGGGTGgaactagggatgtccataattaaccgtttaactgttaaccaacattaaacattttaatcgattaacgctatcggttaaaacggttaaaagcaatgttaataattaactcaaaagctgagcggctcagaggagcggctcgtcaccttaagaggcggagccggagttgcaggatacaggaagtcggctccggtctctccagctcgcttgagtggagcggaggagttgtagtttcatagcatttattcaccgacaaataaactgtacacacactgtctgctacacctacgtgggactcagttgtctgttgtcctGATACAacgcagctggtacaccgctgcatgcaaggcacaaatcttgtcggttaacggttaaaaccggttaacgagggtcggttatcggttaagaacatttttcaaaattagcatccctaggtcgaacgatatgtttttttcaggattgATACCGACTATTAGCAATCAGGGAGACCGATAACCAATATTGTGAACCGATACACAtttgcagtgaaaatgaaaatattggcTTAAAAAATGGGAACAACATCAACTCCAACCCAAAACTTTGAAGCAGAAAAGttcaaatttgatattttataacTTTATGACTGACTCCATCAAATGCTTTGCACAAACCTTCACCTGCCTGGCCAAGCTAAAGAGGAAGTGGTTTCAGTGTGCCAATTTGTCTTGAAGCCAATGGAATGATATATTGTCAGTTGTCCAATAGTTAGTTTAATGTGCCTTGTCCATTGGAAACCAACCTACCGACCATTATCATCACTTGTACTGATGTCTGCATTGATAATTCTTTAACCATAACCCTGCTAAGACCTCAGGAAAAATCCTTTCTCacgctctatatatatatttacctgAATAGTTCATCACCAGACAATGTCCAGtcccattattattatcaggctgTCCTCGATCCCAGTTGTCGTACAAAAAAGGTTTACCATCAATCCAGAACCAGGTACCCTCCTAGAAGATCAGAATACAATAGACAGTATGGtttaaacacactttttaaTTTGTTGCTTTACATTGTGTTTAATCAGTGACATACCTGTTGTGCATCAGTGCCTCCGAGCCATGCCTCTGTATCGTTCGAAGTGACACTATGTACCACATTCTGAATATTGTTGTACTGATCGCGGTTGTTCGCTGATGGAAGGTTTCCACCATAGTCCTGACAATGTCTCTATAAAGGATAGAAAGAGTGGAATGGTGTGGAGACACACAAATGACACATTACATATCAAGTAatgcaaagacagaaatatgtcaattaacaacatgtgtAACAGCAGAATGGACGCAGCATAGAAGCATTCTGCACTGAACAGCTGATTACCTCAGCATCAGCCCATTTCATGCGATTTGGAATGTAGAGGAAACAGTGACCACTCCACTCAGTCCAATTAGTGGGGCAAGGTAAGGACCTCTTGACCATGTGACTCTTCACTgaaaaaacatttagaaaagGTCTGAACATGGAGGCATCAATGTAGatttgagtgaaaacagaaaagtttcagctgtgaaaccaaaacaacgaGGTGAAAGACACTGTGCAGAGCTGAACTCACCTTCTTGAATGAGCGGTCCTGTCCTCTCACCTGGCTCTGCCTCTGGAACAGCTGGAAATTTGACACAGCATTTAGTGACTCGGTTCATGTGCTGCTGTTACTCTACGTTCACAATAATAGCATGCAAACGCTATTTGCTCCCTATTCATTCCAGTGAAGAAGGACAACACGTGGTTACTTCCGGTTGTAAACTAACTGAATAATCAGCAAAATGCgtgtaaagtatgaaaagtaaaagtattcatcgtgcagtaaaatgttccgtgtcagtgttttactattatttatgatgtttctggattaatattactgctgcattaacgtgtatgttgcatttttatgGAGCTTTTTTCCTATCTTTACTCAGGTCTTTCAATTTGAGAACATGACTCATTGATTTCacgatcagattttgcaatgcTTTCCCTCAAAACCCTATCCTCGCACTCAAATAGCCCCTACTCGCGCTTAAATTtgttctgcttctgctcaaactgtatgcttgcactcaagatatattgttgcttgcacagaTTTCATGCACTCCAGCTTCAGCCCTTGTCCTCACACTCAGGCTGTCACACTCTACATTTGTAAATCCACACTCTTGCTTCTGTTTGATTTTCCTttactttattaatgtatttatttttatgaatttcaaaatgtatttattt containing:
- the LOC141761226 gene encoding ladderlectin-like, whose product is MDSSPHVLQKYNSHVCFTLLKIILTIIIIIISSTKMLTVSLLVCAVMALTRADAVPEAEPGERTGPLIQEVKSHMVKRSLPCPTNWTEWSGHCFLYIPNRMKWADAERHCQDYGGNLPSANNRDQYNNIQNVVHSVTSNDTEAWLGGTDAQQEGTWFWIDGKPFLYDNWDRGQPDNNNGTGHCLVMNYSDELKFDDQPCYVTKPFVCARKP